Proteins from a single region of Alphaproteobacteria bacterium LSUCC0719:
- the secF gene encoding protein translocase subunit SecF: MRLKLVPSETSIDFLRLRKPAIMFSALLVLASVALFSLVGLNLGIDFRGGILIEARNADGPADIGDIRSDLNQLGLGDISIQGFGSETDVLVRVQRQEGDEEAQIAAIKAITDSLGSGYDIRRTEFVGPTVGAELAEKGILAVVCALLAIMVYIWFRFEWQFSIAAILALAHDVLTTIGLFSLTSFEFNLATVAAILTIAGYSINDTVVVFDRVRENLRRYKSYEQREILNMSLNETLSRTVMTSVTTMLALVAIVFFGGAVLRDFALAMMWGVLIGTYSSIFVAVGLLASFDLKRNLDEDDDPGAVAEDV, from the coding sequence ATGCGTCTGAAGCTAGTTCCCAGCGAAACCAGCATTGATTTCCTGCGGCTTCGCAAGCCTGCCATCATGTTTTCGGCTCTTCTCGTGCTTGCGTCGGTGGCGCTGTTTTCGCTTGTCGGGCTCAATCTCGGAATTGATTTCCGAGGCGGTATTCTCATCGAGGCGCGAAATGCCGACGGCCCGGCGGATATCGGCGATATCAGGTCTGATCTCAATCAGCTTGGCCTTGGCGATATCAGCATTCAGGGGTTCGGCAGCGAAACCGATGTTCTTGTCCGGGTGCAGCGTCAGGAAGGCGATGAAGAGGCGCAGATCGCGGCGATCAAGGCGATCACAGATTCGCTTGGGTCCGGATATGATATCCGACGGACGGAATTTGTCGGCCCGACGGTCGGCGCCGAGCTTGCAGAGAAGGGCATTCTGGCTGTTGTCTGCGCCTTGCTTGCCATCATGGTCTATATCTGGTTCCGCTTCGAGTGGCAGTTCTCGATTGCCGCCATTCTGGCACTTGCACATGATGTCCTGACGACAATTGGTCTGTTTTCGCTGACATCCTTTGAATTCAATCTGGCGACGGTAGCGGCGATCCTGACCATTGCCGGGTATTCGATCAATGACACGGTGGTGGTGTTCGACCGGGTCAGGGAAAATCTGCGTCGCTACAAATCCTACGAGCAGCGCGAAATCCTGAACATGTCGCTGAATGAAACGCTGTCGCGGACCGTCATGACATCTGTCACCACAATGCTGGCCCTTGTGGCGATTGTGTTTTTCGGCGGTGCGGTGCTTCGTGATTTCGCGCTTGCGATGATGTGGGGCGTGTTGATCGGCACCTATTCGTCGATCTTTGTCGCCGTTGGCTTGCTTGCCTCATTCGACCTGAAACGAAACCTTGATGAGGATGACGATCCAGGCGCAGTGGCCGAGGACGTCTGA
- the surE gene encoding 5'/3'-nucleotidase SurE produces MSPFSSMSPGRILISNDDGVDAIGIRILHDIALRLSDDVWVIAPDSNRSGMSRAITLRRDVVITPLGDKRFSCSGTPSDCVIMGTSRVMDGKPDLVLSGINAGMNAADDVLYSGTIAAAMEGALMGVPGIALSQRNGGIEESEYDAAIIHGETVIRTILEAGIPDRTVMNVNFPPVRGADILGIRPATLDRHKFGDHVIDGESPNSYRLGPLMSREQTIPGSDRAVMDEGWISLTALGMDITAGDIQAGLTAVDF; encoded by the coding sequence ATGTCTCCATTTTCTTCGATGTCGCCCGGGCGGATTCTTATCAGCAACGATGATGGGGTCGACGCCATTGGCATCAGAATTCTGCATGATATTGCCCTGCGGCTGAGCGATGATGTGTGGGTGATTGCGCCTGACAGCAACAGGTCCGGCATGTCGCGCGCCATTACCTTGCGTCGTGACGTGGTGATCACCCCGCTTGGAGACAAAAGGTTTTCCTGTTCGGGCACGCCAAGCGACTGCGTGATCATGGGGACGTCACGGGTCATGGACGGCAAGCCGGATCTGGTTCTGTCCGGTATCAATGCCGGCATGAACGCGGCTGATGATGTGCTGTATTCCGGGACCATTGCCGCCGCCATGGAAGGGGCGCTGATGGGGGTACCGGGGATTGCGCTGTCGCAGCGCAATGGTGGCATCGAGGAATCCGAATATGACGCTGCCATCATCCATGGAGAAACCGTGATCCGCACAATACTCGAGGCTGGAATACCCGACCGGACCGTGATGAATGTCAATTTTCCACCGGTTCGCGGAGCAGACATTCTTGGCATCAGGCCGGCAACGCTAGATCGCCACAAATTCGGGGATCATGTGATTGATGGTGAGAGTCCGAATTCCTATCGTCTTGGCCCGTTGATGAGCCGAGAGCAGACAATTCCCGGAAGTGACCGTGCGGTGATGGACGAGGGGTGGATATCGCTGACGGCTTTGGGTATGGATATCACCGCAGGCGACATTCAGGCCGGGCTGACAGCTGTTGATTTCTGA
- a CDS encoding ATP-binding protein, producing the protein MNNSDTDSEFLRQLSRIADALEKHSPTDPTAADVVPAEAYVWNRASRRLVAVPKINRVELGLLRGVDHQRDSLLSNTIAFVRGFAANNALLWGARGTGKSSLVKAVHGTVTERGMDCALVEVHREDISDLPFLMTYLSQLDRRFIVFTDDLTFDHGDSSYKSLKAALDGGVEGRPDNVIFYATSNRRHLMPRQMIENERSTAINPSESVEESVSLSDRFGLWVGFHSIDQDTFFAIVEGYVAHFGINTANVDVRREALAWSMERGSRSGRVAWQFIVDLAARTETDLTKPT; encoded by the coding sequence ATGAACAATTCAGATACCGATTCCGAGTTCCTGCGCCAGCTTTCGCGCATTGCCGATGCACTCGAAAAACACAGTCCCACCGATCCGACAGCCGCCGATGTGGTGCCGGCCGAGGCCTATGTGTGGAACCGCGCCAGTCGGCGTCTTGTAGCGGTTCCGAAGATCAACCGTGTGGAGTTGGGATTGCTGCGCGGCGTCGACCATCAACGCGACAGCCTGCTGTCGAACACCATTGCCTTTGTCAGGGGCTTTGCCGCCAACAATGCGTTGTTGTGGGGTGCCCGCGGCACTGGCAAGTCATCTCTGGTCAAGGCCGTTCACGGCACGGTTACAGAGCGTGGGATGGATTGTGCGCTTGTCGAGGTTCATCGCGAGGATATTTCCGACCTTCCCTTTCTGATGACATATCTGTCACAGCTTGACCGTCGTTTCATCGTCTTTACAGATGACCTGACCTTTGATCATGGCGACAGCAGTTACAAATCCCTGAAAGCGGCGCTGGATGGCGGGGTCGAGGGCCGACCCGACAATGTCATTTTCTATGCAACATCAAACCGCCGGCACCTAATGCCACGGCAGATGATTGAAAATGAAAGATCAACAGCCATCAACCCGTCTGAGAGTGTTGAGGAGAGCGTCTCACTTTCGGACAGATTCGGTCTCTGGGTTGGCTTTCATTCGATTGATCAGGATACATTTTTTGCCATTGTCGAAGGCTATGTCGCACATTTCGGGATCAATACGGCAAATGTCGATGTGCGCCGCGAGGCGCTTGCCTGGTCGATGGAACGCGGATCCCGTTCGGGTCGCGTGGCGTGGCAGTTCATCGTCGATCTGGCCGCACGCACCGAAACCGACCTGACCAAACCGACCTGA
- the secD gene encoding protein translocase subunit SecD, translating into MLKFEGWKKLVVIFITILGVAYAAPNLLSGDEEFGGGILPGQKINLGLDLQGGSHLLLRVDMDVVAQERLESAAETIRQEFRGQKIRFSGLDVADDEVRVTLRKDDDNAAARQIFTDLGRDFEIVDQSPDFRIFFNEVGLTTLQAQTIEQSMEIIRRRIDPDGTKEPVIQRQGQDRILVQLPGVDDPEEIKRLLGRTAKLTFQLVDLSMSAQEAIDRGRTPPGSVLLPSDGDDGQFYVVEKRVMVSGELLDSAQASFDQNNRPAVSFTLNATGAKRFGRVTGANIGRPFAIILDGKVVSAPTIQSQIFGSGQITGTFSVAETNELALILRAGALPAPLIVMEERSIGPGLGADSVAAGEIAALVGLLLVIIYMVASYGLFGVLANVALAVNVILILGALSAIQATLTLPGIAGIVLTMGMAVDANVLVFERIREELRRGRSVMAAIEGGYSRAISTIIDSNLTTLFAALFLYIFGSGPIKGFAVTLSIGITTSLFTAVMVTRMLIIIWLERKRPRQLVL; encoded by the coding sequence ATGCTAAAGTTTGAAGGCTGGAAAAAGCTAGTTGTGATCTTCATCACCATCCTTGGTGTCGCCTATGCGGCCCCGAACCTGTTGTCGGGAGATGAAGAATTTGGTGGCGGCATCCTGCCGGGGCAGAAGATCAATCTTGGCCTTGACCTGCAGGGGGGATCGCATCTGCTGCTTCGGGTCGATATGGATGTCGTGGCACAGGAACGTCTGGAAAGTGCCGCCGAGACCATACGCCAGGAATTCCGCGGTCAGAAAATCAGGTTCAGTGGGCTTGACGTTGCTGATGACGAGGTGCGGGTCACCCTTCGCAAGGATGATGACAACGCCGCGGCCCGGCAGATTTTCACAGACCTTGGTCGTGATTTCGAGATTGTTGATCAATCTCCGGATTTCCGGATCTTCTTCAACGAAGTTGGCCTGACAACGCTGCAGGCACAGACAATCGAACAGTCGATGGAAATCATTCGGCGCCGGATCGACCCTGATGGCACAAAAGAGCCTGTCATTCAGCGCCAGGGTCAGGACAGAATACTTGTCCAGCTTCCCGGAGTTGATGATCCAGAGGAGATCAAGCGTCTCCTTGGCCGGACCGCAAAACTGACCTTCCAGCTTGTCGACTTGTCGATGAGCGCGCAGGAAGCCATCGACCGTGGCCGCACACCACCCGGCAGCGTATTGTTGCCAAGTGACGGTGATGACGGACAGTTCTATGTCGTTGAAAAACGCGTCATGGTCAGTGGCGAGCTGCTGGACTCCGCACAGGCAAGCTTTGACCAGAACAATCGCCCGGCTGTCAGTTTCACCCTCAACGCGACCGGCGCAAAGCGGTTTGGCCGCGTCACCGGGGCGAATATCGGCCGGCCTTTTGCGATCATTCTTGATGGCAAGGTCGTGTCCGCGCCGACAATCCAGTCACAGATTTTTGGCAGTGGCCAGATTACCGGCACGTTCAGTGTCGCCGAAACGAATGAGCTTGCGCTGATCCTGCGGGCAGGCGCGCTGCCGGCCCCGCTTATTGTCATGGAAGAACGGTCCATCGGTCCGGGGCTTGGCGCAGATTCGGTTGCCGCAGGAGAGATAGCGGCGCTTGTCGGTCTGTTGCTTGTCATCATTTACATGGTTGCCAGCTATGGCCTGTTCGGGGTGCTTGCGAATGTGGCGCTGGCGGTGAATGTCATTCTGATCCTCGGTGCCCTTTCAGCCATCCAGGCCACGCTGACATTGCCGGGTATCGCCGGTATCGTTCTGACAATGGGCATGGCCGTTGACGCAAATGTGCTGGTCTTTGAGCGCATTCGCGAGGAATTGCGGCGTGGTCGGAGCGTTATGGCGGCGATCGAAGGCGGGTACAGCCGCGCCATATCGACAATCATCGATTCGAATCTGACAACTCTGTTTGCCGCGCTGTTCCTCTATATCTTCGGATCAGGCCCGATCAAGGGATTTGCCGTTACATTGTCCATTGGCATTACAACCTCGCTGTTCACAGCGGTGATGGTGACGCGGATGTTGATCATTATCTGGCTCGAGCGCAAACGTCCGCGCCAGCTGGTTCTGTAA
- the trmFO gene encoding methylenetetrahydrofolate--tRNA-(uracil(54)-C(5))-methyltransferase (FADH(2)-oxidizing) TrmFO — MPNTDTSKPVVHIVGGGLAGSEAAYQVAQRGIRVVLHEMRPVRKTDAHHTDGLAELVCSNSFRSDDAEANAVGVLHAEMRMLDSIIMSEADTHKVPAGGALAVDRDGFSLGVQTRLTDHPMIELAREEVTEIPADWDNVIIATGPLTSPSLAQMVRTLGGEDDLAFFDAIAPIVHYDSVNMDVAWFQSRYDKATDGGDGKDYINCPMDKPQYEAFIDALLTGEKMSFREWEENTPYFEGCMPIEVMASRGPETLRFGPMKPVGLTNAHDGSRPHAVIQLRQDNALGTLYNMVGFQTKLKYAEQVRVFQTIPGLEAAQFARLGGLHRNTFINSPRLLDVQLRMKVRPTLRFAGQITGVEGYVESAAIGLMAGLMTAAQINGTRWTPPPVETAHGALLSHITDGADADTFQPMNVNFGLFPPIDAAATGGKRKLRGRDRKLAYATRALESFKEWSAGMAA; from the coding sequence ATGCCAAACACCGACACCAGCAAGCCGGTTGTCCATATCGTTGGTGGCGGACTGGCCGGCAGCGAAGCTGCCTATCAGGTGGCGCAGCGTGGCATTCGCGTTGTTCTGCATGAAATGCGCCCTGTCCGGAAAACAGACGCACACCATACGGACGGGCTGGCCGAACTTGTCTGTTCAAACAGCTTCAGATCCGATGATGCTGAGGCAAATGCGGTCGGTGTCCTGCATGCCGAAATGCGAATGCTGGATTCCATCATCATGAGCGAGGCCGACACTCACAAGGTACCTGCCGGTGGCGCACTTGCCGTCGACCGGGATGGATTCTCCCTCGGGGTGCAGACCCGCCTGACCGACCATCCGATGATTGAACTGGCACGCGAAGAGGTAACGGAAATTCCTGCGGACTGGGACAATGTGATCATTGCCACCGGCCCCCTCACCTCGCCCTCACTGGCGCAGATGGTGCGCACGCTTGGCGGCGAGGATGATCTTGCCTTCTTCGATGCCATTGCGCCGATTGTGCATTACGACAGCGTCAACATGGATGTGGCCTGGTTCCAGTCGCGCTATGACAAGGCAACCGATGGCGGCGATGGCAAGGACTACATCAACTGTCCGATGGACAAGCCGCAATATGAGGCGTTCATAGATGCGCTTCTTACCGGCGAAAAGATGAGCTTTCGCGAATGGGAAGAAAACACGCCCTATTTCGAAGGGTGCATGCCAATCGAGGTGATGGCCTCGCGCGGACCCGAAACACTGCGCTTCGGGCCGATGAAACCGGTTGGCCTGACCAACGCTCATGATGGAAGCCGTCCGCATGCCGTGATCCAGCTTCGTCAGGACAACGCCCTTGGCACGCTCTACAACATGGTCGGTTTTCAGACAAAGCTGAAATATGCCGAACAGGTGCGGGTGTTCCAGACAATCCCCGGTCTTGAAGCCGCCCAGTTTGCGCGTCTCGGTGGGTTACACCGCAACACCTTCATCAATTCCCCGCGCTTGCTTGATGTTCAGCTGCGGATGAAAGTCAGACCGACACTTCGATTTGCCGGCCAGATCACCGGTGTCGAAGGCTATGTCGAATCAGCCGCCATTGGATTGATGGCTGGCCTGATGACAGCCGCGCAGATTAACGGCACCAGATGGACGCCACCTCCCGTCGAAACGGCGCATGGCGCCCTGCTTTCGCATATCACCGATGGTGCCGATGCCGATACATTCCAGCCAATGAATGTGAATTTCGGTCTGTTCCCACCAATCGACGCTGCCGCGACAGGCGGCAAGCGCAAGCTTCGGGGGCGTGACCGCAAGCTGGCTTATGCCACACGGGCACTTGAGTCCTTCAAGGAGTGGTCGGCCGGGATGGCAGCCTGA
- a CDS encoding peptidoglycan DD-metalloendopeptidase family protein yields the protein MVPRQQSLRSLATVALVAGLLPMAGCKAPNLSLTRDTPAPVLNAPLRQPREAIPPNGKVTVRDGDNIYAVAARYGVPPTSIIRDNQIGPPYAVVVGQVLTLTPPRVHVVGPEDSIYSLSQRYAVSQYQLAEANGIEAPFTLQVGQRLILPDRLDFSVLDVSPDATTVAAATISPTPSTPAVRKRFVAPSGTGPFRWPIEGEIVAEFGPAARGVHNDGVNIAAAAGTEVRAAARGTVAFVGREIKSFGTLILVKHDGGIITAYAHLGEVLVKEGDVIDAGQKIATVGQTGKVDTPQLHFEIRRSRKPIDPRSLIA from the coding sequence ATGGTACCACGACAGCAAAGCTTGCGATCTCTGGCAACAGTGGCGCTGGTGGCAGGGCTGTTGCCGATGGCTGGCTGTAAGGCACCCAACCTCTCGCTCACCAGGGATACACCGGCTCCTGTACTCAACGCACCGCTTCGCCAGCCTCGGGAAGCCATTCCGCCGAACGGCAAGGTTACGGTGCGCGATGGTGACAATATCTATGCTGTCGCCGCACGCTACGGGGTGCCGCCGACCTCGATCATACGGGACAATCAGATTGGCCCTCCCTATGCGGTGGTGGTCGGGCAGGTGCTGACACTGACCCCGCCTCGGGTGCATGTGGTGGGGCCAGAAGATTCCATCTATTCACTGTCGCAGCGTTATGCTGTCAGCCAGTATCAGCTGGCGGAGGCCAATGGTATCGAGGCGCCGTTCACATTGCAGGTTGGCCAACGTCTGATCCTTCCCGACAGGCTGGATTTTTCGGTTCTTGATGTGTCGCCTGACGCCACGACCGTTGCGGCTGCCACCATTTCGCCGACGCCATCTACCCCGGCAGTCAGGAAACGCTTTGTCGCCCCATCGGGAACCGGTCCCTTCCGCTGGCCGATCGAAGGTGAAATCGTCGCGGAATTTGGCCCGGCGGCGCGGGGTGTTCACAATGATGGGGTCAATATCGCGGCAGCGGCGGGAACCGAGGTTCGCGCGGCGGCGCGCGGTACCGTTGCCTTTGTCGGACGGGAAATCAAATCCTTCGGGACATTGATCCTGGTCAAGCATGATGGTGGCATCATCACCGCCTATGCGCATCTTGGCGAGGTGCTGGTCAAGGAAGGCGATGTCATTGATGCCGGACAGAAAATCGCCACCGTCGGCCAGACAGGCAAGGTCGACACGCCGCAGCTGCATTTCGAAATACGCCGTTCGCGCAAACCGATCGATCCGCGGTCATTGATCGCCTGA
- the serS gene encoding serine--tRNA ligase yields the protein MHDIRFIRDHPEDFDAALARRGIDPLASAILEIDSRRRALQGEIQELQSRRNQASKEIGMRKGKGEDADDLIAEVNDIKASMPGLEGEEAGLAAALEEHLLGLPNILDMDVPAGSDETDNKMVREWGEIPSYDFTPRDHVAIGESLGQMDFAAAAKLAGARFVVLRGQLARLERALAAFMLDIHTSEFGYQETLPPVLVNSTAMTGTGQLPKFGEDLFRADDKWLIPTAEVPLTNMVADEIWPEDSLPMRFTAHTPCFRSEAGAAGRDTRGMIRQHQFSKVELVSVTHPDQSAAEHERMTGCAETILQRLGLAYRVMMLCTGDTGFGARKTYDLEVWLPGQDEGRGQYREISSCSNCGPFQARRMKARFRDKEGSTQYVHTLNGSGLAVGRTMIAVLETGQQEDGSVRLPEALHDYMGCDVITPM from the coding sequence ATGCATGACATCCGCTTTATCCGTGACCATCCTGAAGATTTCGATGCGGCACTGGCGCGCCGCGGCATTGACCCGCTGGCCAGCGCGATTCTGGAGATAGATTCGCGCCGCCGCGCTCTGCAGGGTGAAATTCAGGAATTGCAGTCACGACGCAATCAGGCTTCGAAGGAAATAGGCATGCGCAAGGGCAAGGGCGAAGATGCCGATGACCTGATCGCCGAGGTTAACGACATCAAAGCCAGCATGCCGGGTCTGGAAGGTGAAGAGGCAGGCCTTGCCGCCGCCCTTGAAGAACATCTTCTGGGACTTCCCAATATCCTCGACATGGATGTACCGGCTGGAAGCGATGAAACGGACAACAAGATGGTCCGTGAATGGGGTGAAATACCGTCATATGACTTTACCCCGCGTGACCATGTTGCCATTGGCGAGTCGCTTGGGCAGATGGATTTTGCCGCCGCCGCAAAGCTTGCCGGCGCACGGTTTGTCGTTCTTCGTGGCCAGCTTGCGAGGCTGGAGCGGGCGCTGGCAGCCTTCATGCTGGATATCCACACCTCCGAGTTCGGATATCAGGAAACCCTGCCACCTGTGCTGGTCAACAGCACGGCGATGACTGGCACCGGCCAGCTTCCGAAATTTGGCGAGGATCTGTTCCGCGCCGATGACAAATGGCTGATCCCGACAGCCGAGGTGCCGCTGACCAATATGGTTGCCGATGAAATCTGGCCGGAAGACAGCCTGCCGATGCGCTTTACCGCGCACACTCCCTGTTTCCGGTCCGAGGCGGGCGCGGCGGGGCGTGACACGCGCGGCATGATCCGCCAGCATCAGTTTTCAAAGGTAGAACTTGTCAGCGTTACCCATCCCGACCAGTCGGCGGCAGAGCATGAGCGTATGACAGGCTGCGCCGAGACAATCCTGCAGCGGCTTGGTCTTGCCTACAGGGTGATGATGCTGTGTACCGGAGATACGGGATTCGGTGCCCGGAAAACCTATGACCTCGAAGTGTGGTTGCCCGGTCAGGACGAAGGACGCGGCCAGTATCGCGAGATTTCCTCGTGTTCGAACTGCGGACCGTTTCAGGCACGCCGGATGAAAGCCCGCTTCCGCGACAAGGAGGGATCAACGCAGTATGTCCACACCCTGAACGGGTCCGGACTGGCTGTGGGTCGTACGATGATCGCGGTGCTTGAAACAGGCCAGCAGGAAGATGGATCCGTGCGTCTTCCTGAAGCCCTGCATGACTATATGGGATGCGACGTTATCACGCCGATGTGA
- a CDS encoding Mth938-like domain-containing protein: MVDIKTFGEGSDLQLIHGYGDGGFRVSGTRHSGSLFLLPRLATAWTPPNELDNLTAADLLPHLGDPAAPLLILGAGEAPQHPFTSLGESLRARGVAFELLSTPAACRTWNVLMSEGRAAAAALVAI; the protein is encoded by the coding sequence ATGGTTGATATCAAAACCTTTGGCGAGGGAAGTGATCTCCAGCTCATCCACGGGTATGGCGACGGCGGATTTCGTGTGTCTGGCACACGCCACAGTGGCAGCCTGTTTCTGTTGCCGCGCCTCGCCACTGCATGGACTCCACCCAATGAGCTGGACAATCTGACAGCTGCCGACCTGCTTCCGCATCTTGGCGATCCGGCAGCGCCACTGCTGATCCTCGGAGCCGGGGAGGCACCGCAGCACCCGTTCACCAGCCTCGGCGAGTCGTTGCGCGCCCGCGGCGTTGCCTTTGAATTGCTGTCGACACCAGCCGCCTGCCGAACCTGGAACGTTCTGATGAGCGAGGGACGTGCAGCCGCCGCGGCGCTTGTTGCCATCTGA
- the tatC gene encoding twin-arginine translocase subunit TatC has protein sequence MSLIEHLTELRNRLGVALLAFVVLFLIIVAPMPGGGMNNSLASHVFIFLQAPLAEILEEKGGGRMIFTALHEGFFTQIKVGFFASICVTFPILSIQIWKFIAPALYKNEKSAFLPFLIATPVLFTLGAAMVYYIVTPMAWNFFVGFEMAGSDGALAIEIEPRISEYLSLIMRLIFAFGLAFELPVVLLLLVRAGLVSPEGLAEKRKVAIVIAFVAAAILTPPDVVSQLMLALPIIALYEISIFGAKVIAPKATDEAAD, from the coding sequence ATGTCGCTGATCGAACACCTGACTGAGCTTCGCAATCGGCTCGGGGTGGCGTTGCTTGCCTTTGTTGTGTTGTTTCTGATTATCGTCGCACCGATGCCGGGCGGCGGGATGAACAACAGTCTGGCCAGCCACGTTTTCATCTTCCTGCAGGCGCCACTTGCTGAAATTCTTGAGGAAAAGGGCGGCGGTAGAATGATCTTTACCGCGCTTCATGAAGGGTTTTTCACCCAGATCAAGGTCGGGTTCTTTGCGTCAATTTGTGTGACATTCCCGATCCTGAGTATCCAGATCTGGAAATTCATCGCGCCGGCTCTCTACAAAAACGAGAAAAGTGCCTTTCTGCCATTTCTGATCGCCACACCTGTTCTGTTCACCCTTGGCGCAGCCATGGTCTATTACATTGTCACGCCAATGGCCTGGAACTTCTTTGTCGGTTTTGAAATGGCCGGGTCCGACGGTGCGCTGGCGATCGAGATCGAACCGCGCATTTCCGAATATCTGTCATTGATCATGCGGTTGATCTTTGCGTTTGGTCTGGCGTTTGAACTTCCCGTTGTCCTGTTGCTGCTGGTGCGAGCAGGGCTTGTATCTCCCGAAGGGCTGGCGGAAAAACGCAAGGTTGCGATCGTGATCGCGTTCGTCGCCGCCGCGATCCTGACACCGCCCGATGTGGTGTCTCAGCTGATGCTGGCACTTCCCATTATCGCCCTTTACGAGATTTCCATTTTTGGCGCGAAGGTGATTGCGCCCAAGGCAACCGACGAGGCGGCAGACTAA
- the yajC gene encoding preprotein translocase subunit YajC: MLISPAFAQSGGFAEGGLGLMPIILVMVIFYFLLIRPQQKRAKQHKEMLSALKRGDKIVTNGGLTGTIIKAVDDSETIEVEIAKDVKVNVVRTMIADVRGKTEAKS; this comes from the coding sequence ATGCTTATTTCCCCAGCTTTTGCCCAGTCCGGCGGCTTTGCCGAAGGTGGCCTTGGGTTGATGCCTATCATCCTTGTGATGGTGATCTTCTATTTCCTGCTGATCCGCCCGCAACAGAAGCGTGCCAAGCAGCATAAGGAAATGCTGTCGGCCCTGAAACGCGGCGACAAGATCGTGACCAATGGCGGCCTGACAGGCACCATCATCAAGGCGGTTGATGACAGCGAAACAATCGAGGTCGAGATTGCCAAGGACGTAAAGGTCAATGTCGTCCGTACCATGATCGCCGACGTGCGCGGCAAGACCGAAGCCAAGTCGTAA
- a CDS encoding protein-L-isoaspartate(D-aspartate) O-methyltransferase, with translation MTDFQQEKAQLTMTLRGMGVVEADVLSAIEQVPREMFVPVTFRDHAYENASLPIAMEQTISQPYIVARMTAALQLTGRERVLEIGTGSGYQAAILSFLCRRVYSIERLRPLLVEAETQFRKLRITNITTKVGDGARGWPEGAPFDRIILTCAPVSIPVALLNQLKTGGIMVAPEGRDRSQKLVTVRRTETGFEKQELLAVKFVPLVED, from the coding sequence ATGACTGACTTTCAACAGGAAAAAGCACAGCTGACCATGACCCTTCGGGGGATGGGTGTCGTCGAGGCAGATGTCCTGTCTGCGATCGAGCAGGTGCCACGCGAAATGTTCGTTCCGGTGACGTTTCGTGATCACGCCTATGAAAATGCGTCGCTCCCCATTGCGATGGAGCAGACAATCAGCCAGCCCTATATCGTCGCGCGGATGACGGCAGCGCTGCAGCTGACAGGTCGGGAGCGGGTTCTGGAAATCGGCACCGGCAGCGGATATCAGGCGGCCATCCTGTCTTTTCTGTGCCGCCGGGTCTATTCCATCGAACGGTTGCGTCCCCTTCTTGTCGAGGCAGAGACGCAGTTTCGAAAGCTGCGAATCACCAATATCACGACCAAAGTTGGTGACGGTGCGCGCGGCTGGCCCGAAGGCGCGCCCTTTGACAGGATCATTCTGACATGCGCGCCGGTATCAATTCCTGTTGCGCTGTTGAATCAATTGAAAACTGGCGGCATCATGGTGGCACCGGAAGGCCGGGACCGGTCGCAGAAACTGGTCACGGTGCGTCGGACAGAAACCGGATTTGAAAAACAGGAACTTCTTGCTGTGAAATTCGTTCCGTTGGTAGAGGACTAG